A genomic window from Streptomyces sp. NBC_00234 includes:
- a CDS encoding GH1 family beta-glucosidase, with translation MSAHFPPGFLWGTATSAHQIEGAVREDGRTPSIWDTFSHTPGKTEGGDHADVATDHYHRRTEDVQLIADLGVNAYRFSVSWSRVQPTGRGPAVQRGLDFYRLLVDELLERGVKPMLTLYHWDLPQELENTGGWTARETAHRFAEYAGIVAEALGDRVELWTTLNEPWCSAFLGYGSGVHAPGRTEPVATLRAAHHLNLAHGLGTQALRAALPARAQVSLSLNPSAVRARTQSPQDLDAKRRIDALANRIFSDPVLKGSYPQDLFEDTARLTDWSFVEPGDLAAINQPLDSLGINYYTPAVVSDGSDLEGPRRDGHGASEHSPWPGSEHVAFHQPPGEQTEMGWSIDPSGLHDLLMRYTKEAPGMPLMITENGAAYTDKAGDDGVVHDEERIRYLHGHLSAVHRAIADGADVRGYFLWSLMDNFEWAYGYGKRFGIVHVDYPTQTRTPKASAHWYGELARSGVLPKPPTG, from the coding sequence ATGTCCGCACACTTTCCGCCCGGTTTCCTCTGGGGCACCGCGACCTCCGCCCATCAGATCGAGGGCGCGGTACGGGAGGACGGCCGTACCCCCTCCATCTGGGACACCTTCAGTCACACGCCGGGCAAGACGGAGGGCGGCGACCACGCCGACGTCGCCACCGATCACTACCACCGCCGCACCGAGGACGTGCAGCTGATCGCGGACCTCGGGGTGAACGCGTACCGCTTCTCCGTCTCCTGGTCCCGGGTGCAGCCCACCGGGCGCGGTCCCGCGGTCCAGCGCGGCCTGGACTTCTACCGCCTCCTGGTGGACGAGCTCCTGGAGCGCGGCGTGAAGCCGATGCTCACGCTCTACCACTGGGACCTCCCGCAGGAGCTGGAGAACACCGGCGGCTGGACGGCGCGGGAGACCGCCCATCGCTTCGCCGAGTACGCGGGCATCGTCGCGGAGGCGCTCGGCGACCGGGTGGAGCTGTGGACCACCCTCAACGAGCCCTGGTGCAGCGCCTTCCTCGGATACGGCTCCGGGGTGCACGCCCCGGGACGTACGGAGCCGGTCGCCACGCTGCGCGCCGCCCACCACCTGAATCTGGCGCACGGTCTGGGTACGCAGGCGCTGCGTGCGGCGCTGCCCGCCCGCGCGCAGGTCTCGCTGAGCCTCAACCCGAGTGCGGTGCGGGCGCGGACGCAGTCGCCGCAGGACCTGGACGCCAAGCGCCGGATCGACGCGCTGGCCAACCGGATCTTCTCGGACCCGGTGCTCAAGGGCTCCTACCCGCAGGACCTGTTCGAGGACACGGCCCGGCTGACCGACTGGTCGTTCGTGGAGCCGGGCGATCTCGCGGCGATCAACCAGCCGCTGGACTCGCTGGGCATCAACTACTACACGCCGGCGGTCGTCTCCGACGGCAGTGACCTGGAGGGCCCGCGCCGCGACGGACACGGGGCGAGCGAGCACTCGCCGTGGCCGGGTTCGGAGCACGTCGCCTTCCACCAGCCGCCCGGCGAACAGACCGAGATGGGCTGGTCGATCGACCCCTCGGGGCTGCACGACCTGTTGATGCGGTACACGAAGGAGGCGCCGGGCATGCCTCTGATGATCACGGAGAACGGTGCGGCGTACACCGACAAGGCGGGGGACGACGGTGTGGTGCACGACGAGGAGCGCATCCGCTATCTGCACGGCCATCTGTCGGCGGTCCACCGGGCGATAGCGGACGGGGCCGACGTGCGCGGCTACTTCCTCTGGTCCCTGATGGACAACTTCGAGTGGGCGTACGGCTACGGCAAGCGCTTCGGCATCGTGCACGTGGACTACCCCACCCAGACGCGCACGCCGAAGGCCAGCGCCCACTGGTACGGCGAGCTGGCGAGGTCGGGAGTCCTGCCGAAGCCGCCGACCGGCTGA
- a CDS encoding bifunctional aspartate transaminase/aspartate 4-decarboxylase, whose translation MPKTTLSREEIRSLARLSPFELKDAFIALARNAQSDKPGQKGKTTRAMLNAGRGNPNWVATGPREAYHALGYFALSESRRVWTADNLGGMPEEEGSADRFDSFVRTHPELPGIELLKASFDLAVKRFGFDRDAFVHEMADSSIGDNYPVPERILRHTEEIVRGYVTDEMFDHRPPENQTLSLFATEGGTAAMCYVFDSLTKNGILRKGDRIALMVPVFTPYLEIPELDTYEFDVVHVEANLFTETGVRQWRYPPEEIAKLADPAVKLVCCVNPSNPPSLALAPHVAEQIVSIVAEENPNLIVVTDDVYGTFVEGFRSLAADLPRNTLLVYSYSKHYGATGWRLGVIGLHDDNVIDAMLAARGPNEKARLNKRYGTLSPEPEKIRFIDRLVADSRQVALNHTAGLSLPQQVMMSLFSLFDMLDEGQAYKHRIRAIVRQRLDLLLEGVHMKVSEDPKRAAYYIELDLLAEAERVHGKPFADFLEKNYEPVDPLFRLAEQTSVVLLNGGGFDGPEWSVRVSLANLDDLDYLKIGHHLRAIFNEYAEEWKAR comes from the coding sequence ATGCCCAAGACCACCCTCAGCCGTGAAGAGATCCGGTCCCTCGCCCGGCTCAGCCCGTTCGAGCTGAAGGACGCGTTCATCGCCCTCGCCCGTAACGCGCAGAGCGACAAGCCCGGCCAGAAGGGCAAGACCACCCGGGCCATGCTCAACGCGGGCCGCGGCAACCCGAACTGGGTGGCCACCGGCCCCCGCGAGGCGTACCACGCCCTCGGCTACTTCGCGCTCTCCGAGTCCCGCCGGGTGTGGACGGCGGACAACCTGGGCGGCATGCCGGAGGAGGAGGGCTCCGCCGACCGCTTCGACTCCTTCGTCCGTACGCATCCGGAGCTGCCCGGCATCGAGCTGCTGAAGGCGAGCTTCGACCTCGCGGTCAAGCGGTTCGGCTTCGACCGGGACGCCTTCGTGCACGAGATGGCGGACTCCTCGATCGGCGACAACTACCCCGTGCCAGAACGGATTCTGCGCCACACCGAGGAGATCGTGCGCGGGTACGTCACGGACGAGATGTTCGACCACCGTCCGCCGGAGAACCAGACGCTGAGCCTGTTCGCCACGGAGGGCGGCACGGCGGCGATGTGCTACGTCTTCGACTCGCTGACGAAGAACGGCATCCTGAGGAAGGGCGACCGGATCGCGCTGATGGTGCCGGTCTTCACCCCGTACCTGGAGATCCCCGAACTGGACACGTACGAGTTCGACGTGGTCCACGTCGAGGCGAACCTGTTCACCGAGACCGGGGTGCGCCAGTGGCGCTACCCGCCCGAGGAGATCGCCAAGCTGGCCGACCCGGCGGTGAAGCTGGTCTGCTGCGTCAATCCGAGCAACCCGCCCTCCCTGGCGCTGGCCCCGCACGTCGCCGAGCAGATCGTCTCGATCGTGGCGGAGGAGAACCCGAACCTGATCGTCGTCACCGACGACGTGTACGGGACGTTCGTGGAGGGCTTCCGCTCGCTCGCCGCCGATCTCCCGCGCAACACCCTGCTCGTGTACTCGTACTCCAAGCACTACGGCGCCACCGGGTGGCGCCTCGGGGTGATCGGGCTCCACGACGACAACGTGATCGACGCGATGCTGGCGGCGCGGGGCCCGAACGAGAAGGCCCGGCTGAACAAGCGGTACGGGACGCTCTCCCCGGAACCCGAGAAGATCCGGTTCATCGACCGGCTGGTCGCGGACTCCCGGCAGGTCGCACTGAACCACACCGCGGGGCTCTCCCTCCCCCAGCAGGTGATGATGTCGCTGTTCTCGCTCTTCGACATGCTGGACGAGGGCCAGGCGTACAAGCACCGCATCCGCGCGATCGTCCGGCAGCGCCTGGACCTCCTGCTGGAGGGCGTCCACATGAAGGTCTCCGAGGACCCCAAGCGGGCGGCCTACTACATCGAGCTGGACCTGCTCGCCGAGGCCGAGCGGGTGCACGGCAAGCCGTTCGCCGACTTCCTGGAGAAGAACTACGAGCCGGTCGACCCGCTGTTCCGGCTGGCCGAGCAGACCTCCGTCGTCCTGCTGAACGGCGGCGGCTTCGACGGGCCCGAGTGGTCGGTACGGGTCTCACTGGCCAACCTGGACGACCTCGACTACCTGAAGATCGGCCACCATCTGCGGGCGATTTTCAACGAGTACGCGGAGGAGTGGAAGGCCCGGTAG
- a CDS encoding glycoside hydrolase family 18 protein, producing MGTSTHRRTASTRTKAVGAVVAAAVIGGTVFALTGTAQAAAVGATYTRTSGWTGGYTGQYVVTNDSAESRSDWTLEFDLPTGTTISSLWNAEHTVSGSHVTVKPASWDGGLAPGASVTVGFVTTSAGTAADPTGCLIDEAACSAGPGTTPEPSGRPTGTASPTPKPTPTVSETATPAPTATPSTTPVPTPSETGGTGGGTTSAGFAPYIDTSLYPSYDLLDTVTKTGVKEFNLAFITSGGSCAPLWGGVTGLGDDKVAAQIDALRAKGGDVRVSFGGAAGAELALHCSSASALAEAYGKVIDAYGLTKVDFDIEGGALPDTAANSRRSQAIAQLQKAHPGLDVSFTLPVMPEGLTQPGVDLIADAGKNGVRVDAVNVMAMDYGPAYSGDMGTYATQAATATQAQIKGVLGLSDSAAWKAVAVTPMIGVNDVVTEIFTVEDATQLVKFAQEKGIGRLAMWSGTRDKACPGGAQPTADASCSSIAQEPLAFTKAFGAYK from the coding sequence ATGGGCACCAGCACGCACCGCCGCACGGCGAGCACCCGGACCAAGGCGGTCGGCGCCGTCGTCGCCGCGGCAGTGATCGGCGGCACGGTCTTCGCCCTGACCGGCACCGCCCAGGCCGCCGCGGTCGGCGCGACGTACACCAGGACCAGCGGCTGGACCGGTGGCTACACGGGCCAGTACGTCGTCACGAACGACAGCGCCGAGTCCCGGTCGGACTGGACGCTCGAATTCGACCTGCCCACGGGCACGACGATCAGCTCCCTCTGGAACGCCGAGCACACGGTCAGCGGCAGCCACGTCACGGTGAAGCCCGCGAGCTGGGACGGCGGGCTCGCCCCCGGCGCGTCCGTCACGGTCGGCTTCGTCACCACCTCGGCCGGCACCGCGGCGGACCCGACCGGCTGCCTCATCGACGAGGCCGCCTGCTCGGCCGGTCCCGGCACCACGCCGGAGCCGAGCGGCCGTCCCACCGGCACCGCGTCCCCCACGCCGAAGCCCACCCCCACGGTCTCCGAGACCGCGACCCCGGCCCCGACCGCCACCCCGAGCACGACGCCGGTGCCCACCCCGTCCGAGACGGGCGGCACCGGTGGCGGAACCACCTCCGCCGGCTTCGCCCCGTACATCGACACCTCGCTCTACCCCTCGTACGACCTCCTGGACACCGTCACGAAGACCGGTGTGAAGGAGTTCAACCTCGCCTTCATCACCTCCGGCGGCAGCTGCGCCCCCCTCTGGGGCGGTGTCACCGGGCTCGGCGACGACAAGGTCGCCGCGCAGATCGACGCGCTGCGGGCGAAGGGCGGTGACGTCCGGGTCTCCTTCGGCGGTGCGGCCGGCGCCGAACTGGCCCTCCACTGTTCCTCCGCGTCCGCCCTCGCCGAGGCGTACGGGAAGGTCATCGACGCGTACGGGCTCACCAAGGTCGACTTCGACATCGAGGGCGGTGCGCTGCCCGACACGGCCGCCAACTCCCGCCGCTCCCAGGCCATCGCCCAGCTCCAGAAGGCGCACCCCGGGCTGGACGTCTCCTTCACCCTGCCGGTCATGCCCGAGGGGCTGACCCAGCCGGGTGTGGACCTGATCGCCGACGCCGGGAAGAACGGCGTCCGCGTCGACGCGGTCAACGTCATGGCGATGGACTACGGCCCCGCGTACAGCGGCGACATGGGCACGTACGCCACCCAGGCGGCCACGGCCACCCAGGCGCAGATCAAGGGTGTGCTCGGCCTCTCCGACAGCGCCGCGTGGAAGGCCGTCGCGGTCACGCCGATGATCGGCGTCAACGATGTCGTCACCGAGATCTTCACGGTCGAGGATGCCACCCAGCTGGTGAAGTTCGCCCAGGAGAAGGGCATCGGTCGGCTGGCGATGTGGTCCGGCACGCGGGACAAGGCGTGCCCGGGCGGCGCTCAGCCGACGGCGGACGCCAGTTGCAGCTCGATCGCCCAGGAGCCCCTGGCCTTCACGAAGGCGTTCGGCGCGTACAAGTAG